Within the Pseudomonas chlororaphis subsp. aurantiaca genome, the region TGCTTTCCGCCATGCTGCAGCTAACCTCCATCACTGCTAGCCATCGCGATTTCCGCCAGTACGGCACACATGGTTAGAACTCTTGAGTCATTACCGATCCGACACACGGAAGCGAGGACTAGCAAATGCCATCATTTATCGTGAATAGAAACGTTCAAGCAAATGGCGACTACGAAGTGCACAACACGACGACTGGCTGTCAGTTCATGCCGTTGCCTGCCAATCAGGCATCGCTGGGAAGTCATACATCGTGCGCTGGTGCTGTAAGCGCCGCTCGAGCGGCTAACCCCACCCTAAGGATTAATGGTTGTTACTATTGCTGCAATCCTTGCCACACCAGCTAGATTCTCGACTACCGATAGGGGATTTTTAGCCTGTATCTGAGATTGTGCGATCATAGGGCCAAGCAAGCTGTATCCCTACGTGTATCCCGAACCGTGAAATCTGGCTGTAGGCCACGGATTACATGGAAGACTACAGTCTCCCTCGGGCACCAAACGCAACAAGTAGCCGTCCCATGATGACTATGCAACAACCCGAAAGCCCGCTAATGCGGGCTTTCTGCTTTCTGGAGCAATGCCGCCAACCCCTGTCCGGGAGGTTGGCGACAGCTCTTCAATCAGCCGGGCTACACATACTCGGGCGCAGCATGCGGCGTGTAAGGCGCAGCCAGACGCGCAAGCTCCTCAGCCTCCAGCTCAAGATCCAGCGAACCGAGCAGATCGTCCAACTGTTCCAGGCAGGTCACGCCAATGATCGGTGACGCCACGGCCGGCTGCCTGAGCAGCCAGGCCAACGCCACCTGAGCCTTGGTCACACCCCGCTCGCGGGCAATCGCCTCGACCACGGCAATGATCTGCCGATCGCTGTCCTGTGCCGACTGGTACAGCCAGGACTGCACCTTGTCGCTATCGGCACGCGGCGAACCACCCTCGCCGACCCGCGCCAGCTTGCCCCTGGCCAGCGGACTCCACGGTGTCAGGCCAACCCCCTCGTCGACACAGTAGGGCTGCATCTCCCGCTCTTCCTCGCGGTTGAGCAGGTTGTAGTGACTTTGCATGCTGACAAAACGCGTCCAGCCATTGAGCGTGGCCAGGTACTGTGCCTTGACGAACTGCCAGGCATGCATCGACGAGGCGCCTATGTAGCGGACCTTCCCCATCTTCACCAAATCATGCAGCGCCTCCATCGTCTCCAGGATGGGGGTCTGATAGTCCCACCTGTGAACGATGTACAGATCGATATAGTCCGTGCGCAAGCGCTTCAGGCTGGCGTCGACTTCGCGAAAGATCGCCTGCCGCGAAAGCCCTCCCGACAAAGGACCGTCAGTCATGGCCTCATAGACCTTGGTCGCCAGCACCACCTCATGGCGAGCCTTGAGCTTGAACAAGGCGTTGCCGAGGATTTCTTCGCTCGATCCCTGGGAGTAGATATTCGCCGTATCGAGGAAGTTGATCCCGAGGTCCAGGGCCCTGCCCAGAATCCGTTCGCTTTCCTCCGCCCCCAGGGTCCAGGCATGGGTACCCCGCGCAGACTCGCCAAAGCTCATGCACCCCAAGGCCAGCCTGGAGACCCTCAATCCGCTGCGTCCCAGCTTGGTATACAACATCGACGCCTCCTCCCTCAGGTGGGATCGCGAGCCACCAGCTTGTCCCAAGAAGTTTCCGACTCATCCAGAGGAACATCGAGACTGGCCAGGTACATGGCAGTCATGGCGCAGTGGCCGGCCAGATGAGTGATCTCGGCCACTTCATTCTGCGAATAGAACTCGCGCAGCGCCCAGAACGCCTCGGCGCTTGCCTTGTGCTCCAGGGTGCATTCGGACACGTACACCAGCAGCGCAACGCGCTTGGGCTCCATGCGCTCATAACGACCGTGCTCGATATCGTCGATTTCGCTCTCGGTCAAACCGGCCTTGATCGCCAGCGGATAGTGAATCAGTCGCTCAAAGGCACTCTCCAGCAACTTGGCCACGCGCATCACCAGAACCTCACGCTCCAGGAACGAGATCAGCCCGACCGTGAATGACCCGCCCAGGGTCAGATGTGGCCCCGCAGAGCCTTTGGTAAGCAGCAGCGAGCGGGTCAGGTTGGAAGGAAACCGGGCATAGACCTCCAGTTGCTCGGGAGTCATATCGGCAGGGGAAGTTAACTCGACTCGATTTTTACTCATGTCAGACACCTTGGTTATTGAAGGTTGAGAGAGTGAGGCAGTGCATTGCTGATAGCGTCGATGCCCTTTGTGTAAGCCGCCGCATCCAGTGCGACTATCGATTGAATATGCCCGTCCGGCCGCACGATGATGCTCTGCGGCCGCGTCCCCAATCGATCTAGCAGTTTGCCCAGAGGCATCGCCCCCAGATTGATCACCTTGTGCCCCGGCATGGCGGCATCGAGTTCCTGGCTGAAGGCCGACCAGGTTTCATAGACGTAAGTCTTTCCGGGCCACAGCAGGATGGAATAGGCGTCTTTGGCGAGTACCGGCGCCTGCCAGTTTTCCGTCCAGCTGAGGGGAATCCTGTCGCCTGCACAAAAGGGTCGTTTCTTGCCGGGGAACAGCCGGTTATCCGGCTTGGCGACGCTGGAATCCAGCTGCGCGAACCTTGGCGAGACATAGTTCTCCAAGACCCTGGTCAGCGAAGCGAGCTTGAACGCGGCATCGCGCAGGACTATCTGCGGCGTGCGCCGATACAGGCTCATCTTGGCCAGGCTGGTGGACAAGGCCGATACCCGGTTGACCGAGTCGAGCCGTTCCCGGGTATAGGACTCCAGAATGTCCGGCGACAGGCTGCCCCTGATCACTCCGCCCAGCTTCCAGCCCAGATTGACCGCATCCTGGAACCCGGTGTTGAGCCCCTGAGCACCGGAGGGGCTCATCGCATGGGCCGCATCGCCGACGATAAACACCCGGTTCTTCTTGAAACGGTTGGCGGTACGCACATGGGCGGTGAAGATCCCGCTGAACTTCATTTCCCCCAGTTTCTTCACCCCGGGCACCCGGTGCTCCAGCAAGGTATTGAAGAACTCCCGGTCGGGCTGGTCGCCGGTATATTCCGGCGGCACGCTGGCACCGACCCGGAACACGCCATCGCCCAGCGGGGCCAGTACCATGTTGCCGGACCTGTGCATGTAGTAGGCGGCTTCGCTGCTGGTGGTTTGCCCTGTCAGCTCGGCATCGGTAATGGCCAGGCGGATCGGCATCGAGTAGCCGCTGAAATCGAACTCGAAGGCAGAACGCACGCTGCTTTGAAAACCGTCGGCGCCGACCACCCAATCGAAGCTGCAACGCTGCTCGGCCCCGGACCTGTCCCTGAGGGTCACGCTGACACTGTCCAGATCCTGCTCGCCACCAACGAACTCGCAGCCATATTCGATCGCAATGCCCTGGGCGGTGAGCGCCGACTCCAGTATGCGTTCGGTCTTGGCCTGGGGAATGGTGATGCCAAATGGATAGGGGGTATCGCTCAGGGTGTTGAAACGTATGAGTCCAACTCTTTTCTTGTTGGAGTAATAGTTCATCTGATCGAAGTAGTGCCCTTCACGGACAATCGCTTCGGACACGCCAGTACGGTCCATCAGCTCCAGAATCCGCGGCCAGACGATGGTCGCCTTCGAATGCGGGGAAACCCGCACGTCCCTGGAAATCACTCGGGCCTGAACCCCGTACAGGGCCAACTCCAGGGCCAGCAACATGCCAACCGGCCCCGCGCCAACTATCAGGACTTTCGACTCCTGCTCTTTAGTGCGCATATTCAACACCTTTGGTGAGAGTCTGATTCGACAGTTTCAAGATGATCATCAAACCAACCAGCGAGACGGCCGAAATGACGATCAAGGCCTCCTGCATGGCAACCGCCAGATGCTCGATCAACACTTCCCGGGGTAGCGACAGCAATCGGGCCGCTCTTTCCAGATCGCCTTGCACCAGGACCGAGAGCCCCGCGTCGCGGTCATCGGCCTGGCGGCCGAGCAGCGCCATGATCACCATGCCCAGCAAGGGAATGGTCAGGGCCTCACCTCCCAGGCGAAAGGTATTGAACATGCCGGCCGCCATTCCCGAGCGCTGGGGCGGAACCACACTGACCGCCGCACCATCGAGATAGGACAGGGACACGCCGAAGGAGGCGCCGGTTATAAAGAGCGGCACAGCCAGGTTGAGCAGCGTGGGGCTGGCAATCACCCAGGCCAGGGACAGCGGGCCGAGCACCATGAAGGCGAAAGTCACGACCATCAGTGTCCTGAGCGGCAACTGCTGGCGCATCAGACTGGAGAACAATGGAAGCAGCAGCGAAGGCAATGTTGAGCACATCAAGGCGATGCCTATTTCCATGGCACTCATGCCAGCAACCACCGTCAGGTACTGGGGCAGGTAGAACAGCAGGCTGATGTAACCGAAGCCAAGAAACACCGGCGTGACGCAGACCGCCAGGAACTGCCGGTTGCGCAACAGCTGAAGGTTGACAATTGGATGGGCCGCGCGGCTCTCGACCTTGACGAAAACCGGAACCAGCAGCGCGGCGCCGATAAAGAGGCACAGCACCGTCGGGTCCGACCAACCTGCGCCGGGCACCATGGAAAAGGCCGAAACCAGCAGAATCAGGCAACTGGTGAACAGCACCCCACCGCTCCAGTCGACCGCCTGCCGCTCCAGGGAACGGCTTTCCGGCAACCCCAGCCCCAACAGAGCGACCATCCCCAGCACCGCGGCGATCACGGCAAAGAACGGGCGCCAGCTGTACAGCAACGACACCAGGCTACCGGCCACCAGAGGGCCGACCGCAAGGCCCAGCCCCAGCGCCGTACCGAATACAGTGAACGCCCGGACCCGCGCCGGACCCGTGTAGGCCAGGGCCAGAATCGCCGTTCCGGCCGTGGTCACGGCCGCCGCCCCGACGCCGGTCAGCGCCCTGGCGGCAATCAGTTGCGTCAGACTGCCAGCGCCCGCCGCCGCCGCGCTGGCGATGGCAAACAACGCCAGGCCGGCGATAAAGGACAACTTGCGCCCCAGGGCATCGGCCATCACCCCGGTCATCGCCATAAAGGCCGCGTAACTCACCATGAATGAGCAGATCACCCACTGCGTCTGCAGGTAGCTCGAAGCGAAACCCTGGGCAATCGGCAGTACCAGGACACCCGATCCGGTGATGGTCAGGGGGATCACGAACAACGCGATACAGACGACGACCAGGGCATATGCTGGTCTGGATGCAACGGCTGACGAGTCCATGTCATGAGTCCTCAGTCAGTCACGGGTCAAGGAAGTCAAGCGATGGACTTCGCTACGTTCGATCAGGTGCTTGGCATTGGCAATGAAATGCTCGGTATAGGGCATGCCCATATGATCGGAAATAGCCGAATCATCTTGCCAACGCTCGACCAGAGCGAACCCGCCAACCTCTGGCGACTGTTCGTAAAGTTCAAACCGCTGACAACCCGGCTCATTCAATGTTTGCGCCGCAAGTTCATTGAAGTGTCGACCAAGTTCAACTCGATTGGTCGCGCTCACACTGAAGAACACCACGATATCAATACTCATCACAGATCTCCGAAGTTAAGAAAAGTCAGCAACTATTGACTCTGGCTGAAAGTTGACGCCAAGCAGGCTCAAGTCTTTTCCTGACACCCTGATCATCAACCCATGACCATGTTCCAAAAAACTGGAAGCAGCCGGCACGCCCAGCACGTGATGTGCGAACAGGGCAATAACTCCGCCATGGGAAACCACCAGTGTGCGTGTCAGGTTGTTTGCCGCTATTGCTTCAATTGCGCGAATGAAACGTTGTAGAGCCGCCTGTCCCGACTCGCCTCCCGGCGGGGCGTAGTCAAGTTTCATCAACTTTTCCGGCAACTGCGGATCGAGCTGCAATTGCTCGGATTTGGCTTGGCCATCCAATTCACCCAGGTTTCTCTCCGCCAGATCAGCGCAGACGAACCTGAGGGCTTGGGTGGCGTCCGCCAATAAGTCAGCGGAACTCATGGCGCGTCGGTAATGGGAGCTGTAAACCCCATCCCAGGCCTGCTCCCGAAGCACCCGGGCAGCACTCAGGAATCGCGCGACTCCCACTTCATGCAGGTCCGGGTCGGATTGCCCCTGGAAAACGCCACTCAGGTTCTGTGGCGTTTCACCGTGCCGCAAGATGACGATAAACATCAGGCGGCATTGCTCAACAGTATGCTGTCAACCGACTTGGCGATGCTGTGTTCGGGAGCGATAGTTCCATCCGGCACCTTGATATCGAAACCTCGTTCCAGCGCCATTGAAACTTCCAGCAATGTCAGCGAGTCCAGATTCAACTCCTCATACACCGCATCGGCATGCAGTTGCTGGGCGGGAACCTGATACTTCTCTTTCAACATCAAGGTAATTGCTTCAATCAGTTTGTCTTTCATTTGGCTACCCCTGTCGCGCTCATATGCTTGATGAATGGAACACTTTGCAAGTCAGGCCAGTTCAACAACGCAGAACCCCAGGTAACACCACCGCCAAAAGCGGTCAGCACTACTCGATCACGCGCTTTGAGCGTGGTGTTCATACAGGCTTGCGTCAGCGCCAGCGGTATAGAAGCGGCCGAGGTATTACCAAACCGATCCAGGGAAACCACTGCACGCTCGTAAGGCACGCCGAGTTGCTCGGCCAAGGCTCTTATAATTCTCAGGTTCGCCTGATGCGGAACCAGGCAATCCACATCCTGAATATCCAGTTGATTGCGCTGTAGCAAACCGAGCACCGAATCGTTCATGCATTGAATTGCCCGCATGAAGACTTCCTTGCCACTCATTGAGAAATAGATGTCGTCGGGGTGTTGCGGCACCGAATTGACTTTCGATTCCACGCCGCCGGCACGAACAGTGATCAGATCCTCAAGGGAGCCATCGCTGCCGGTTTCGATATCCAGCACGTCATCGACATCGGATTCCTGCAGCACCATGGCCCCGGCACCGTCACCGAAAATGGGCACGGTACTGCGATCCTGCCCGTTGATGATCGAGGAAAATACGTCGGCACCGATCACCAATACATGCTTGGCGAATCCCGCCTTGATCGCCGCCGCCCCCACTTGCAATGCATAGATGAAACCCGAACACACGGCATTCACGTCGAAGGCCGAGATCCCGCGCAGCCCGAGTTTCTCCGCAACCTTGGGCGCGGTGGCCGGGCAACGGCGGTCCGGCGTGGTGGTTGCCAGGATCAGCAAGTCGATGTTCAGGCCCACCGATGCGTTTTCGATGGCGGCCCTGGCCGCTTCACTGGCCAGGTCGCTGGTGCAGATACCCTCGGTAACGGCGTAACGCTTCAATATGCCGGTACGGCTGACAATCCATTCGCTGCTGGTATCGAGCCGTTGCTCAAGGTCTTCATTGGTCACTTCCAGGGGAGGCAAGGCGCCTCCCAACCCCGCGATACGAACGCCCATGGTGCTCTCCTAGCGAGGTAACAGATGCGCGACGGAACACGACAGGGTCATGCCACTCAGGTGGCCGACAATCTCCGCCACTCGCCAGTCCTCACCCTTGACCGTCACTATGTTGGCGTCCTTGAGTTCGGTCATCAGCACCCTGGCGCTAGCGCTGCGCCTGGCCGGGTCCTGCGCGGTAATGGTGGTGGTTCTCATCCACAGGGTGTTGGATTGACCCCGCTGCAGATTGTCGAGTTTGTAGAGCAGCGCCTGGGCGATTTGCAGGTGACTGACAAAGGCATCGATAGGGGTCACGACTTGCGGGTAGCTGGCTTCGATACCACCACTGGCAGTGCCTGGTTCTTCATCGACGACAACCAGTTTCGAAATCGCCTTGAGCGGTGAATCGAAAACTATGTCGTCAATCAGTTGGGTGCGTTTCCTGAAGCCTTCCACATAGTAGTTATTACCACTGCCATCCTGGTTCAGCCTGTCGCCAGCCGCCACCGGCCGGATGATCTCCAGTTGCAGGGCCATCGCGCCGACATGTCCGGAAAATACCAGGCAGGTATCACCCTGGGCATCGACTTGCGGGAGCTCCTCGTGCATATGCGCCTGGATCTCGCGCAGGTCTTCCTCAGGCTTCTTGCCGGCCTTTATCGATATCCGCCGGACCCAGCAACAATCGATGTTTGCAAACTTTTCCAGGAGCACGTCCTGACAAAGATTGATGGCAATGGCCAATGCATCGATAGTGCTCAGATGAGGCACCAGTTCACCACTGCCGATTTTTTTCGACCAACCAGCCGGATAGCTCAAGCTGACACTCGAATCTACCGAAGTATCAGTAAGACTTAGATGTCTGGTGCCATATTCAACACGCTTGAAACCTGCACCGAAGAATCGGTCCGCCGCGGGCCCAAGATGGTTCTCTATATGACTGAAGTTAACATCTCTCACAACTACCTCCTTTAGCAATCAAACGATTGCCAGCACGCTGCTAGACACTTCAAAAAACCTTCGACAACAGAGACAGGAAACAATTAAGTTCCAATATCAACGAGCGAGCCATTCAACAAAACACCCATGAAACAAAAAGTAACAAACGTTATTATCCATTACAACCTACTAATTCTGGTAGGTAACTAAGTACTTCCTAATGACACAACACCCAACTTCGACGACAAGTAACCAAAAAACACAAATGTTCAACACAAGAACTGACTAAGTGATCACCAAAATGAACCCGCAATAAAAATGCGCCACATTAATGGCGCCTGAAAATATTCATAAAAGTTAATTGAATGCGCAGCGACAATAGCCCCATGTTGGTGCACGGGACTTCCAGGTATTAGCCATTAGCCGCTCAAGCAAGAACCCGCCACGCCGGCTGCGGCCATCACAGCAAGCCTTGCGCCGCCGCGTAGGCAGCGGCGAAGGTCTTGTTGGGGGCATGGAATTTCTTCTGGATGCTCTTTAGATGAAAATTCACCGTGTTTTCGGAGATTCTCAGAATCATGGATATTTCCCCGGAACTTTTGCCGTCGGCCGTCCACTGCAGTATTTCCTTTTCCCTCTTGGTCAGGCTGGCGGATTCAGCCACCAGAGCCTCGTCTTTAGTTCGGGCAAGGGTTTCCACAAGAATATCCAGCATCAACTTGAAGCCCAGCCCGATATTCGCCACTTCAGCCTCGGAAACCACTCCCTGGCTACGCGAGAAAGATAAAAATCTGACGGTATTATCAGAGCCTTTGTTGGACAGTGTCACACCCTCGCATAGGCCATATTCTTTCGCCTCACTGAATAACAAGGGGTTCTCCTCGCGCAACTTGTCACTCCACACCACTACATTGGTGGTACGCAGTGCATGCTCCACGGCCGGGTCGGTGGCCGCATAGTTCCTGACCCGATAGATATCCATCCAGGCTTCCGGATAGGTTCCACGCAATCGGGTATCGGGTCGGGTAAAAGGCGTGGACTTCTTTACACCGAATGCAAATACATCGAAGCCGTGACGCTGAGTTTCAATCTCGATGATATTCAATGCCTGTACCGAGGAACTTACCGCCATCATCCGCAGACGGAAGTCCATCAACCACTGGAGAGACATACTATTACTGCCCATAAGTTATCCCTTACACATACTTCTTACGCCAGTTAGCAATCGCTCATCCGCAAATGGATTGCGATACTGCTACAGCTGACTGCCTGAAAACTGTGTATATGACGCAACATCCAACCAAGGCTTGTTGGCGATGACTTGCTCATCGCGCTCCTTCTAGCCGAAGGACATCAATAGTGTCTCTGGTGTATCCGCTCCTCTTGGGTACGTAGCCGTCACCCCGGGAACTCTTTCTTGTGGGCAGTAACGGACCGTCCGCTCTCAGCGCATCGTCAGGCCGCCATCGACCGCGTATTGGCTCCCGGTCACATAGGAGGAGTCGTCCGAGAGGAGAAACAACGCGACCGCCGCGGCTTCGGCAGCGGTACCGACCCGCCGCAGCGGCAACTGGGTGGCGAGTCCATCCTCGAACTGGCGGCGAATGTCCTGTGCCATGAAGTTACGGAAATTGGTCTCGATCGGCCCCGGCACCAGCACATTGACCCTGATCCCCTGCGGACCAAGGGCAGCGGCACAACAACGGGCCATGGAGATCATCGCGCCCTTGGTGGCCGCATAGACACTGGTCATGGGCGAGGACTCATAGGCGGAGGTCGAGGACGTCAGCACCACCGACGCATTGGGTCGCAGCAATCCGCTCAGCCCGGCCAATTGCAGCAAAGGCCCCCTGGCGTTGGCATTCATCATGCGATCGAAGAAGCCGGCATCCACCTCTTCGAGCGGCCCCACCTGTGCATAACCGGCATTGAGCCAAAGCCCGTCGAGCCCGCCCAGTTGCCGAACCCGCTCCACCAGTTGCTGCGTCGCTTCGGGATCGGCCGCATCGTTCCTGAAAACCAAGGCATCTGCCGGAAGAAGCTGCGCGGCTTCCTCGAGATGCTCGGCGCTGTAGCCCGTCACGGCCACCTGGCCACCCTCATCGGCAATGCGCTTGGCTCCTGCCAGCCCCATGCCGCTGGTGCCCCCGGTAATCAGGACGCGTTTTCCGGAAAATCTGCCCACAGGTCAACCTCCATTGTTAACGTGAAATGCTCAATGCGCAGGAAGTATTGCGTATGCGGGGTCAATTGATAATGCATAATTATCCGCATGACCCATTAAGGAAGTGGACATAATGCGAGGCAATGAATACGCCCAGCTCCAGGCGTTCGCCGCCGTCATTCAACAAGGAAGTTTTGTCCGCGCCGCCGCCCATCTCGGCATGTCCGCTTCTGCCCTCAGCCAGACCATCCGCAACATGGAGGAGCGCCTGGGCGTTCGCCTGGTCAATCGCACCACACGCAGCGTCTCACCCACCGAAATGGGCGCCCGGCTCCTGGCAGACCTGCTGCCCGCGCTGGCATCCCTGGATACCGCGCTGGCCAGGCTCAAGACCTCCAGCAAGGGCCCCCACGGGCTGCTGCGCATCAATACCACCCGAGTGGCGGCCGTTCACTACCTGGCACCGCTGATCGGCCCTTTTCTCCAGGCCTACCCCGACATTCAGTTCGATGTGGTCACCGACGAACGCCTGGTGGACATAGTCGCCGGCGGTTTCGATGCCGGGGTCCGACTTGGCAAGAAACTCGACAAGGACATGGTCGCCCAGGGGCTCGGCGGTGATCAGGAAATGCTGGTGGTCGCCTCCGCCGCCTACCTGGAGCGTTGTGGGATACCGCGCACCCCTCAGGAACTGATACACCACCAGTGCCTGACTTACCGCTGGCCCACGGACGGCAGCCTGTATCGCTGGGAATTCGAGCGCAACGGCGAACTGCTGGAGATCGAGGTCAAGGGACCATTGGTGGTTACCGAGCCGGAAATGCTTACCCGCGTGGTCCTCGACGGGGTCGGCATCGCCTACCTGTTCCGCCATCAGGTGGCGGCCCTGGTGGAAAGCGGCCAACTGATCCACCTGCTCAAGGAGTGGACACCGGCCTTCCCCGGGTTCTACCTGTATTACCCCAGCCAACGGCAAATGGCGCCGTCGCTGCGGGCCTTTATCGATTTCGTCATGCAACACTCGCAAGCGCGGCCTGGCGCAGCCGGTACTCTCGTGGAGAGCAGGCCATCACCCGCTTGAAGGCATTGCTGAAAGCGCTGTCGGAGTCATAGCCCAGCGCCTGTGCGATCGAGGAGATGCTGCCCTGATGCCGGCGCAGTTCCCGGGAGGCCAGCTGCATGCGCCAGCGCAGCACATAGGCCAGCGGCCCCATGCCGAGTTTCTGCTTGAAACGCAGCGCCAGCGTCGAACGCGACATGCCCACCTGCCTGGCCAGCAGATTGACCGTCCAGCGCTGTTCGGGCTCGGCGTGTATGGCTTGAATGGCAGCGTTGATCCGCGGGTCCGAGAGTGCCGCCAGCCACCCGGGCGGATGCTCCCGGGTCGCCGCCAGATAGAGTCGCAGCACCTGCACCAGCATCAGGTGCCCCAGTTGCCGCACGATCAGAGATGACCCCGGCAGAGTGCTGGGCAGCTCGCTTTTCAATTGCTGCAATGCCCACTGCAACACACAGGCCTGATCCGACTGGCCATTGACCGTAACGACCGCGGGCAGACCATCC harbors:
- a CDS encoding AraC family transcriptional regulator → MDPLSDVLSQLDSHSSVFAGLQAGGEWSISFPAPEGIKFNAIIEGSCWLLVEGERPIELHQGDCFLLSKARPFILASDLSLEPVDSQQVYRDARNGIVRYRQGQGFFLIGGRFAYCDEARLLLDGLPAVVTVNGQSDQACVLQWALQQLKSELPSTLPGSSLIVRQLGHLMLVQVLRLYLAATREHPPGWLAALSDPRINAAIQAIHAEPEQRWTVNLLARQVGMSRSTLALRFKQKLGMGPLAYVLRWRMQLASRELRRHQGSISSIAQALGYDSDSAFSNAFKRVMACSPREYRLRQAALASVA
- a CDS encoding LysR family transcriptional regulator, whose protein sequence is MRGNEYAQLQAFAAVIQQGSFVRAAAHLGMSASALSQTIRNMEERLGVRLVNRTTRSVSPTEMGARLLADLLPALASLDTALARLKTSSKGPHGLLRINTTRVAAVHYLAPLIGPFLQAYPDIQFDVVTDERLVDIVAGGFDAGVRLGKKLDKDMVAQGLGGDQEMLVVASAAYLERCGIPRTPQELIHHQCLTYRWPTDGSLYRWEFERNGELLEIEVKGPLVVTEPEMLTRVVLDGVGIAYLFRHQVAALVESGQLIHLLKEWTPAFPGFYLYYPSQRQMAPSLRAFIDFVMQHSQARPGAAGTLVESRPSPA